The Hevea brasiliensis isolate MT/VB/25A 57/8 unplaced genomic scaffold, ASM3005281v1 Scaf414, whole genome shotgun sequence nucleotide sequence aattatcatattaaattaatattttaatttataaatataatatgttaaataaaattaaaaaataagttatttattaaataaatataattagtaTATCTTAAATCGAATTGACGTATCAACTAAACGAATTAGCATACCGATTAAGATTACCTCTTACGAATCCTATATTTCGTTTAGTGGGGTATACCAGGCACCCGTATCACAACTTGGGAGTATCACATTCCAGGTAACTATGGTCTTGCTGTGTTTTTGTTTATCAGAATACGACTTACAATGTCCTGATTTATTATGGACTAGCTGGGTACAGAGTTAAAGCTGCTGAATGCAGACAAACATAAAAAATGAGTACCTACTACGTAAATACCTAAGCACCTAAAACAGAGTGTCCTAAGTATCCTAAcacacattgaaatcaaatacagTACTCTATAAACCAGCAAAAAGAGAAAGGAGGCAAAAGAACCTGACATCTTGCCCATATGCTACCAGCAGTCAATACAGATGCGTACTAAAAATGCATCAAAAGCACCATAATAACTTTTAGTTATTTTTCTGCCATATTGTTCTTACAAAATTCTGTACTATTTATGTGTGAAAGACTGAGAGTATTATTTCATTTCTATGTACTTATAACTGAACTGTACACAGGTATGTTGCCATTGGAGATGAGCCATTTCACCTAAGTTACAGTGAGCAGTTCCATCCCTTTGTCATTGGGGCAGCCATCAACGTCCAAACAGCTTTAACAAGAGCAAATTTGGCAAGCGAGGTGAAGGTTGTGGTTCCATGCAGTTATGACACCATCCAGTCAGAGTCTGGCCTGCCCTCCAAAGGACACTTCAGGCCCGATCTTAATAAAACCATGATTGAACTCCTCACATTTCTCAGAAAGCATCACTCACCTTTCTTTTTTACCATCTCCCCATTTATTACCTTCAATAAAAACAAAAACATTTCCCTTGATTTctctctcttcaaagaagctgCACACCCTCATAATGATAGCCACAGAACCTATAAAAACAGCTTTGACCTAAGCTATGATACCCTGGTTACTGCATTATCAGTTGTTGGATTTCCTGAAATGAATATTGTTGTTTCAAAGATTGGGTGGCCTACAGATGGAGCAGCCAATGCTACTTCATCCATTGCAGAGACCTTCATGAAAGGCTTGATGGACCATCTTCATAGCAAATCAGGAACCCCACTCAGGCCTCGGAATCCACCAATGGAGACATACATATTTAGTCTTTTAGATGAGGATCAAAGGAGCATAGCCACAGGAAATTTTGAGAGACATTGGGGATTGTTTACTTTCGATGGTCAGGCCAAATATCGTATTGATTTTGGCCAAGGTTTGAAGAAACCAGAGAATGCGAAGAATGTAGTATATCTTTCTTCAAAGTGGTGTGTTGTAAACAATAATAAAGACTTGTCTAATGCAAGTACCAATGCCATGGATGCATGTTCAGTTGCTGATTGCACTGCACTGTCACCTGGTGGATCCTGTTTCAATATCAGCTGGCCTGGGAATATATCATATGCATTTAATAGCTATTATCAGCAGCATGATCAAAGAGCAGATAGCTGTGATTTCGGTGGGTTGGGTTTGATCACAACTGTTGATCCATCAGTGGGAAACTGTAGATTTTCTATTGAACTTCGTACCTCACATACAGACTCCTTATCTGGTTCACATCTTGTCCAATGGATGATCTTGTTAATGTTATATTCATATTTCTTCTTATTAAACTTATATTGAAATTTTACGCAATGGATAGATATCTGAGGCATTTTGCATCTTCTTGATTTGCCTCGGGCCTGTTGTAGTTCCTGGTGTTTTTTAACGTTCACATTTGTACCAAAAGCATCTTTGTGCTGTTTTATTGGACAAAAGTAGGAAAAGGAAAATGACACTGCGGCTCTATTTTTATCTTCCATTACAAAATTTTGCAGTTATTTGAAATGCAGTTTTCCTTTCAATTATCTGAACAAACCTTAGTTGATTCTCATTAAACAAGCTACATTTGTCTTGTGATTGAAATTGAACTATGGGAATATGGATTTATCATTGGCAGGGGGGCTAACACGATGTGCAATTCAAGGCACAACCGAACTTAATATTCAAGGTACAACCAAACTTAACACCTAATAACTTAAAGGGATAATGTCTAAAAAATCCTTAACTTTGAGGTTATTTATAATTGTActcttaaacttttttttttcaacaaaaaTACCTGAACTTTtaacttttttataattatacCCGCTGCCATTTACTCCCCTATTAATTCTAGCGgtgaaaatgtcaaaaaaaaaaaaattcaaactttACCCTATTTTTTTACAATTgtattctaaattatttttttagcaAATATACCGTGAATTTTGAAATTCACTGCAATTGAACTCTACCATTAATTGTCTCGTTAAATTTAATAGAGATATTGGGTCAGTATTTTTAATCCtccaaattaaaactaattaaacgTAATTTGCAATAAAATAAACCCTAATTGATGAATTAATAGGTTCATGTTTTAGGGCCATCAAGGTGGGTCTGATTGATTGTTAAGAGGGGATATTAATGGGAGTGATGTTGAGTAGGGCAGAGTTGGGATGGGCAAAGGTGATAGCTTGTCGAGGTGATAAAGGATTGTTGAAAAAGATGTTGTATGCTCTGATACAGTAAAGGAGGAATAAGAGTGTTGGTTGGCAATGGTGGAGCGAGTGGGTGTAAGAAATTGGTGTGGAATGGCTTTATGAGGCGTGGAGGTTGAATGGAGCTAGTGGCTAAGGAATGGGAGGTAAAAAATAAACCTGTGTTCTTTGTGAGAGTGGTGTGATTTTGttggaaattaattttattttgtttgttttattataaattaagtttaattaggaTCAATTTAGAGGATTAGAAGTATTGACTTGGCACCTCTATTAATAGTGAATGAGGCAATTAAAAGTGAGGttcaattatattaaaatttaaagtttaggatatatttgttaaaaaaaatttaggtacaactataaaatattaaaatttggaATATTTTTGGACATTTTCACATTTTCCTATGTTAACTTGATAAAATCCATTATAattaattgtcacgacccaacctatgggccggaccggcactaggacctgggccagcctaaagcccccgagcccgtagtaagcctaactattcactaacccaactctaaggcccatttgggcccaatttcaagaaatcaaccggacagagtctggccataaaatggacattccaacggggagtttttgactcactcgacctgtaaatataataaacaatcaattggagagctcagcACACCCTCCagatactcatatcaacataaaaataaatgggagctcagctccctcatccagtccatcaaacatgcatgtgataaaaattttacaggtctaaaataacaatttatattactgacccaaatcaattaaatatttataacacatgcgaaaactctagaagtttataaaattacacaaacatgaataaacgacctgcgagggagaaaagcaaattaacctcaaaaatatcctcctgtggcctggaaaaatattgaacaagagtgagcgttcgactcagagagtaaatatcaattttaaccataatctctataactatctaaaactaatgcaccctgtagagtgaaacgcaacatcaacaataatttcacatcacaacatcaaaaaggtaatttggagcactcatacacccagtaatatcaataataatatatgggagctgatcccctatacagctctcttaaatccaacctgtgccagtgaagaactcaagccggactttcgtttaataaaccaaatcggggtcccagcgaagaactcaagccttgTCTACCCCGAAGaaccgggtcccagtgaagatctcaagccgtgtctacccgtcctatccatagtcaacaccacatcacacgcacgccaacgcacgcacactgctccaaattaccacaacaacatctatggcactttaacagttatgaatgcaacataaaacatgcatagagtttaactacatagatacatacatataagtgatgcatggacatgcttgaacatataataatagtgaaattataattaaaattaatattttactcacagacttgacagcgatcactgtggcggctgggcggaggaagaaggctgtcccggctcacctgataattttattacaatcatttaataaattgactcaatacaaacttaagaaaagaccaaatacgtcctaagttgtgccgaaaattcggcagaatctcccctatacctaggacttacccaacctgcaaaagggctcaaaacacacttctatattcacgacctttatatccacaactcaatcacatcacacagcccctcctgggcccatcaaatcagtcatccatcactatatgtaaaatttcaatttagtccttacaattgattatttttgtaaaaattgcccaaataagctctaaaaattctaaaactttgccccgcggtccttagcaatattactaggctaatgcaaaaagaatcataattttctgagctaccacgaatattttatggatttttaatcccatttaaatactagaaatttacgaaaaagtaaggtttgggtttacctatgtcgaTTCCGACTTAGGCAACGCGCTCAGGACGTTTGACAATggtgggatagccaaaacctcgatccaattcggagacttttccggtaatcggtctgtctggccgaaaattcacagacctggacaactgtcgaatttctgcgaattgaagatacctaaacgaagcccacaacatgggggttagtacataaattttacagaattttctaagctcattaaatgctcggaaaaatactgcaaaactttgtgggacccaccgaaaaatggtgtcggaaaaatttgaaatttatatcttcACGAAGCTCTCGACTAGTGGAGCGCTCtgatactctcggttttctcatggggttcacggtttacgagaaatctagcccaaaagtcaaaatgggctaaaacttcccggacaaaaattggacaaaccgctctatagatttcggcgttcttggtgtctatggaaagctcttgacgagtagatggatttagccacaagacccgatccgattggtggaaaaaaaagagaagaagaagaaggggccGATCAGATTCGACCAGTCCAAtttggtccggttcgattcgaaatataaaattttaaatttttactctaccttgggacctaaaaggaggcccaaaaatttcgaaaaaattccagaaaactcaaaaaaattcgtagactccaaatatatttttagtttttgccacgtggtctttaaattaatttttaaaaatcatcaaagttttatatttccgggaaatcaaacccgatttcgaaagtccaaaaattttcaaataatttcc carries:
- the LOC110668838 gene encoding glucan endo-1,3-beta-glucosidase 9 yields the protein MLPSFRFLFLFLATVCTLGSTVVAIGVNWGTTTSHPLPPPKVVELLKSNNISKVKLFDADPLVLQALSGSNIGVTVGIPNAMLKSFNSSKKAAESWVHDNVTRYFSSGSSGVRIEYVAIGDEPFHLSYSEQFHPFVIGAAINVQTALTRANLASEVKVVVPCSYDTIQSESGLPSKGHFRPDLNKTMIELLTFLRKHHSPFFFTISPFITFNKNKNISLDFSLFKEAAHPHNDSHRTYKNSFDLSYDTLVTALSVVGFPEMNIVVSKIGWPTDGAANATSSIAETFMKGLMDHLHSKSGTPLRPRNPPMETYIFSLLDEDQRSIATGNFERHWGLFTFDGQAKYRIDFGQGLKKPENAKNVVYLSSKWCVVNNNKDLSNASTNAMDACSVADCTALSPGGSCFNISWPGNISYAFNSYYQQHDQRADSCDFGGLGLITTVDPSVGNCRFSIELRTSHTDSLSGSHLVQWMILLMLYSYFFLLNLY